In Coriobacteriia bacterium, the genomic stretch GAGGCGGATGACCTCCGGGCGGGTGCCCACGATGATGAGGAGCTTGAGACGACCGTCGTCTTTGAAGGAGACGTCGGAGTAGTCGGTGCGCAGGGGCATGGAAGGAATCCTTTCCCTCGGTCGATATTACTTTGTCTTGATATAGGAGGAGCTGAAAACCGAGATACCGCTACGAGGCGAAGTGACAATCGCCCGTAACTTCGGCCCGTTTGTCGCAGATAAACTTATGGTTAGCGGCGATAAACTGCATGAGATCCCGCAAATCGCGCTTTGGAATATCGTCCCTGTTGTGCGCCAGCTTGCATCCGCCGTCGGCCGTCAACCATATCTTTGTCGCGTCCTTACCAGGGCGCTTCACGGCGACATGGACATGGACCGGCTCGCCGTTCTCGCCCGTCCAGAAGAACAAGACGTACGGCCCAAAGCGAAATAGGCTAGGCATAGCTGCGTCCGCCCTCGTAGGCAAAGCGCATGATGAGAGGGGCGTTGTTGCGGACGAAGCCGTCGAGCCCCTCAAGCTCTTCGTGAGAGAACCCGTCGACCTCCGACCACCTGTATGCGGGAAGTAGGCAGGACGCCGTGTCAAATCCCCAGTCCCGGGGACGCTCGACGACGACCTTCACCGTGTTGTCGTCACGCACGTCGGAGTAGGACACCTGAGTGTCGTCGGCGAAGCGCACGTACTCCCACATCATGAGACCGACCTCCCTTGGCGAATGCTCCCGCACAAGCATACCAGCCAGCGAAGCGGTGCTTCGTCCTCACGGCGCGTTACCCGAAATGCCCGAAAGCCTCGGGGAGCGAGGCGCTCCTAGTCCCTCCTGAACAGGTCCCGCGTGTAGACCTTCTCGGACACGTCCGCCAGCTCGTCGCTCCAGCGGTTGGCCACGATGACGTCGCAGCGCTCCTTGAAGGAGGCCAGGTCGTGCGTCACCTCGGAGCCGAAGAACTCGGGCTCGCCCAGCGTCGGCTCGTAGACCAGCACGGGGACTCCCTTGGCCTTCACGCGCTTCATGACGCCCTGGACGCTGGAGGCGCGGAAGTTGTCCGAG encodes the following:
- a CDS encoding DUF4160 domain-containing protein → MPSLFRFGPYVLFFWTGENGEPVHVHVAVKRPGKDATKIWLTADGGCKLAHNRDDIPKRDLRDLMQFIAANHKFICDKRAEVTGDCHFAS